From Sphingobacterium sp. lm-10, the proteins below share one genomic window:
- a CDS encoding histidinol-phosphate transaminase, whose product MNRRQLIKQAGFATAAFAMSRDLFAANTSVFTQSTFIDEWIYLGSNENPHGPSKAAREAMSKALLSTNRYQWKESAKLISALAQPHRLTDKNILLGAGSSELLGLTTLFASFKKGNIIAPDPTFRLWTTAAQHMGLQIKWIPLTEEKDTDLTAMHSAIDSDTSMVYLCNPNNPTGIPIPDQELRDFIKAVPSHVIVLMDEAYTEFEDIPSTVPLIDEFPNLVIAKTFSKIYGLAGARIGYLLGNEKIIESLGNLQPWQNAGPSAVSVAAALASLQDQDFVTYCKTENAKNRAIYHQGLADLGLRHTPSTTSFSYFDTANYPGNFVATLEQNKIMGARSFEENSTWMRLSIGTTEEMKQVVSALKAGS is encoded by the coding sequence ATGAATAGGCGACAACTTATCAAACAAGCAGGATTCGCAACGGCAGCCTTTGCCATGAGCCGCGATCTTTTTGCAGCAAACACATCCGTATTTACACAAAGTACTTTCATCGATGAATGGATTTATCTTGGATCCAACGAAAATCCACATGGGCCGTCGAAAGCGGCTCGGGAAGCGATGAGCAAGGCGCTGCTCAGTACAAATAGATACCAATGGAAAGAAAGCGCTAAACTGATCAGCGCTCTAGCCCAACCCCATCGGTTAACGGATAAAAATATACTTCTCGGCGCAGGCTCTTCAGAATTGTTGGGCTTAACGACTCTTTTCGCTTCTTTCAAGAAAGGCAATATCATTGCACCAGATCCCACTTTTCGACTTTGGACAACCGCAGCACAGCACATGGGATTACAGATCAAGTGGATACCACTTACGGAAGAGAAAGATACCGACCTCACAGCGATGCATTCGGCCATTGATTCGGACACGAGCATGGTGTATTTGTGTAATCCGAATAACCCGACTGGCATCCCGATTCCAGATCAGGAATTACGCGATTTTATTAAAGCGGTGCCAAGCCACGTGATCGTTTTGATGGATGAAGCATATACCGAATTTGAAGATATACCGAGTACGGTTCCTCTGATTGACGAATTCCCAAATCTTGTCATTGCGAAAACATTTTCCAAAATCTACGGACTAGCAGGTGCACGTATAGGTTATTTGCTCGGAAATGAAAAAATCATCGAGTCGCTTGGCAATCTACAGCCCTGGCAGAATGCAGGGCCCAGTGCCGTTAGTGTGGCGGCAGCACTCGCCTCCCTACAAGACCAGGATTTCGTGACGTATTGTAAAACAGAAAACGCTAAAAATAGAGCCATCTATCACCAAGGCTTAGCAGATCTAGGGCTGCGCCACACGCCCTCCACAACTAGCTTTTCTTATTTTGATACGGCGAATTATCCGGGTAATTTTGTGGCAACATTGGAACAGAATAAAATCATGGGAGCACGGAGTTTTGAAGAAAACAGCACCTGGATGCGCCTGAGTATAGGAACCACCGAAGAAATGAAACAAGTAGTAAGCGCTTTGAAAGCCGGTAGTTAA
- a CDS encoding class I SAM-dependent rRNA methyltransferase, with protein sequence MKKVILHKTKDKAAWQLHPWIFSGAIAQKDNELQSGELVSVFNAEREFIAYGMFNPVSRVAVRLLEWHPERVPDADWWRNRVRKAVEARRHLLHDTNTTCRLLFAEADFVPGLIADLYGDFISIQVHAAGVDQIKHLIVDELVQLLSPKGVYERSDIKSREYEQLPDDNGVRYGEIPPEYVEVVENGIRYHINIVEGQKSGFYCDQRENRRLVSQFVSDKSVLDCFSYSGGFTLNALQAGATHVTSVDSSALAIATLKDNIQLNGFDASRNTPVQSDVNKYLRQLGEEGRKFDLIILDPPKYAPSRSTLEKASRAYKDLNRRGLLLLESGGLLATYSCSGAMDIDTFKQVLAWAALDAGKEIQFIHQFHQPEDHPVRASFSEGEYLKGLLVRVV encoded by the coding sequence ATGAAAAAAGTTATTCTTCACAAAACAAAAGACAAAGCTGCATGGCAGCTACATCCATGGATTTTCTCGGGAGCGATCGCTCAAAAAGATAATGAACTGCAATCTGGTGAGTTGGTTTCTGTATTTAACGCAGAACGAGAGTTTATCGCCTATGGTATGTTCAATCCGGTTTCCCGCGTTGCCGTACGTTTGCTGGAGTGGCATCCAGAACGCGTGCCAGATGCCGATTGGTGGCGCAACCGCGTGCGAAAAGCGGTGGAAGCTCGGCGCCACCTGCTGCATGATACTAACACGACCTGCCGACTACTATTTGCAGAAGCGGATTTTGTGCCGGGATTGATCGCCGATTTGTATGGTGACTTTATCTCGATCCAAGTTCATGCAGCCGGAGTAGATCAGATCAAGCATCTTATCGTGGACGAACTGGTGCAGCTCCTCTCCCCAAAAGGAGTTTACGAGCGCAGCGATATTAAATCCAGAGAATACGAGCAACTACCCGACGATAACGGCGTACGGTACGGCGAAATACCGCCCGAATATGTCGAAGTCGTTGAAAATGGAATCCGCTATCACATCAATATCGTAGAAGGACAGAAGTCTGGTTTCTACTGCGATCAACGAGAAAATAGACGTTTGGTATCGCAATTTGTATCTGACAAATCCGTATTAGATTGTTTCTCTTACTCCGGTGGCTTTACTTTAAATGCCTTGCAGGCTGGTGCTACACATGTCACATCGGTAGATAGTTCTGCCCTGGCCATTGCCACCTTAAAAGATAATATCCAGTTGAATGGGTTCGATGCATCCCGAAATACACCAGTGCAATCTGATGTGAATAAATACCTTCGCCAATTGGGTGAGGAAGGTCGGAAATTTGACCTTATCATACTAGATCCGCCGAAATACGCGCCATCCAGATCTACTTTGGAAAAAGCATCGAGAGCCTATAAAGATCTCAACAGACGCGGTCTTTTATTGTTAGAGAGCGGAGGGTTGTTAGCTACCTATTCCTGCTCCGGCGCGATGGATATTGATACGTTCAAACAGGTTCTAGCTTGGGCAGCACTGGATGCGGGTAAGGAGATTCAGTTTATTCATCAATTTCACCAACCAGAGGATCATCCGGTTCGGGCATCCTTTTCCGAAGGAGAATACCTGAAAGGTTTATTAGTCAGGGTAGTCTAA
- a CDS encoding DoxX family protein: protein MMENVKISFFFLRLPIAISLAGHGLVRLPKLQEFADGMVSNMEESILPSAAVLGFSYFIPIAEAIIGIVLLLGIQVRYTIFAGLALMALLTFGSSTIENWSAVESQLIHAGYLMLLFWYWSDKHGTTSHHAGVVSGFRTSESDRAD, encoded by the coding sequence ATGATGGAAAATGTAAAAATCAGCTTTTTCTTTCTTCGACTTCCCATTGCGATCTCACTGGCCGGTCATGGCTTAGTTCGCCTACCCAAATTGCAGGAATTTGCGGATGGTATGGTGTCTAACATGGAAGAATCCATTCTTCCTTCTGCGGCGGTGCTGGGATTCAGCTATTTTATCCCTATTGCAGAAGCTATTATCGGGATCGTATTGCTGTTGGGTATACAAGTCCGCTATACCATTTTTGCCGGACTGGCTTTGATGGCTCTGTTAACTTTCGGAAGCAGCACAATCGAAAATTGGTCGGCTGTAGAATCTCAATTGATACATGCGGGATACCTGATGCTATTATTTTGGTATTGGTCTGATAAACATGGTACGACATCTCATCATGCTGGTGTGGTGAGTGGTTTTCGAACTTCCGAATCAGACCGTGCAGACTAG
- a CDS encoding aldo/keto reductase translates to MKRRNFLHHTGMASAGVMASSLFAGGSPIPADANKVSSSVSAIKKGAFSAKSGLGGVAIGNGFQPHTDLKALQTMESAWNTGVRHFDTSPWYGLGISERRMGLYLKDKNRADFILSSKIGRILHPEDNFQLENGLWKGKLNFRYVYDYSAAGARKSVEDSLQRLGVASLDIVYIHDLSPDNDDFKGDWEKHFQEAAKGAMPELTKMREEGLIKGWGLGVNTIEPILKTFEVADPDVFLSACQYSLMLYEDALNKVFPIAAEKDVKIVVGAPLSAGYLAGKDRYLYGGNVPAGMAERRAALMRVASAHQVDLRTAALQFSAAPEVVSAVIPGASTAAQASANAASFAAEIPIAFWDELKQEGLLAEHTPIPTTNKIIT, encoded by the coding sequence ATGAAAAGACGCAATTTTTTACATCATACAGGAATGGCATCTGCCGGAGTGATGGCTTCTTCCTTATTCGCCGGTGGCTCACCAATACCTGCAGATGCAAACAAGGTCTCCTCCTCTGTTTCTGCTATTAAGAAAGGAGCCTTTTCTGCGAAATCTGGTTTGGGAGGCGTAGCGATAGGCAATGGATTTCAACCACACACCGATTTGAAAGCGTTGCAAACTATGGAATCTGCCTGGAATACGGGTGTAAGGCATTTTGATACCTCGCCTTGGTATGGGCTAGGAATCAGCGAACGCCGGATGGGCTTGTATCTGAAAGATAAGAATCGCGCCGATTTTATACTATCTTCTAAAATTGGTAGAATACTGCACCCCGAAGATAATTTCCAGCTGGAGAATGGTCTGTGGAAGGGAAAGTTGAACTTCCGTTATGTGTATGATTATTCTGCTGCAGGAGCAAGGAAAAGTGTAGAAGATAGCTTGCAACGACTGGGTGTTGCATCTTTAGATATTGTCTATATCCATGACCTTTCTCCCGATAATGACGATTTTAAGGGAGACTGGGAAAAGCATTTTCAAGAGGCAGCAAAGGGCGCTATGCCGGAGCTGACGAAAATGCGAGAGGAAGGCTTGATTAAAGGTTGGGGATTGGGAGTTAATACCATTGAACCGATTTTGAAAACCTTTGAAGTGGCGGATCCTGATGTTTTTCTATCTGCTTGCCAATATTCTTTGATGCTGTATGAAGATGCTTTGAACAAGGTGTTTCCGATAGCGGCAGAGAAAGATGTCAAAATAGTTGTCGGCGCCCCATTATCTGCCGGGTATCTAGCCGGTAAGGATCGCTATTTGTATGGGGGTAATGTGCCAGCGGGTATGGCAGAACGACGTGCCGCATTGATGCGCGTAGCTTCGGCACATCAAGTTGATCTGCGCACTGCTGCTTTACAATTCTCCGCTGCCCCTGAAGTGGTTTCCGCCGTTATTCCGGGAGCTAGCACAGCAGCACAAGCGTCGGCCAATGCGGCATCGTTTGCAGCGGAAATTCCTATTGCATTTTGGGATGAATTGAAACAGGAAGGGCTATTGGCAGAACATACTCCAATACCCACCACAAATAAAATAATAACATGA
- a CDS encoding BamA/TamA family outer membrane protein encodes MIRYQTYILGAIITLFAIISTSCRSAKYLDDGQALVKDVDIVGVPSGLRESASLYVSNDIRPNSRLYLQIYNLFNTKNGRYKTEGIKNVGEPPRILDSAMVDLSANQIQRFLNTNGYFDAEVTPDIEIRKKKAYIDFRADMGTRYHISEIDRSFSDEKIENIYQTEILPRTQVRIGGPYMERHLFDERERMYVAMKNQGYYEYLRQYMRVGVDTIGRQNQTKLLIDFTNPDSARHQIFHINNVFVRIRQPDGLPEVQTESKLDTSRRIQFEDETGKFRLRPLARYVFLRKGMAYSLNREELSYNRLFETNGFRSVKINYEKIDSTLLDVHYELTPRPAMSNQIEGEFVFSSGMSGFNVANTYSHRNIFGGAELLEIRTRYGILFDPRLPGSITDKIFNNDFQIGASIVFPRILTPFRVRSVGSYGLPRTTISSSLQLFFQDNTYSNRYLINTLNYSWHQAENILHSYTPIVLEYREGRLNETFSQRLRDQGFQLYVETNDRQYFGLGSQYAITYNGNKLNRVENFSFLRGMVDVSGNTLGLLSNLFNFNTDEQGQRLVFNVPYLQYIKGEVDYRLYRHLGGNRQFVFRLNGGVAVPYGNNSTLLIFEKSFFAGGMNGIRAWQARTLGPGNYSREGLTEDLRVNLRNLDQLGEVKLETNAEFRFRILNKFLGARLNGATFLDAGNVWRLRELTPNLNPGGEIRFDRFFQQIALGTGFGLRFDMNYFTIRLDAGMKVKDPQFSGSDQWVIQHLFNSREFRAAYFERHRPDRYSFIQYNFGVGMPF; translated from the coding sequence ATGATAAGATATCAGACGTATATTCTAGGTGCAATAATAACGCTTTTCGCAATAATATCCACATCTTGCCGATCAGCGAAATACCTGGACGACGGCCAGGCATTGGTCAAAGATGTCGATATCGTGGGGGTGCCCTCCGGCTTGCGGGAGTCTGCCTCGCTGTATGTATCCAACGATATTCGCCCCAATTCCCGCTTATATCTCCAGATATATAACCTTTTCAATACGAAAAATGGACGCTATAAGACCGAGGGAATTAAAAATGTCGGCGAACCTCCTCGTATTCTGGATTCGGCTATGGTGGATCTTTCGGCCAATCAAATACAGCGTTTTTTGAATACGAATGGCTATTTTGATGCCGAGGTTACTCCTGATATCGAAATCAGAAAGAAGAAAGCTTATATTGATTTTCGAGCAGATATGGGTACTCGGTATCATATCTCGGAAATAGACCGCAGTTTTTCCGACGAGAAAATCGAAAATATCTATCAGACAGAAATATTGCCTCGTACACAAGTGCGTATTGGTGGCCCCTATATGGAACGTCATCTGTTTGACGAACGGGAACGCATGTATGTAGCCATGAAAAACCAAGGCTACTATGAATACTTACGACAATATATGCGTGTGGGTGTTGACACGATTGGCCGTCAAAATCAAACCAAACTTTTAATTGATTTCACCAACCCCGATTCTGCGCGTCATCAAATTTTTCATATCAATAATGTGTTCGTACGTATCCGTCAACCGGATGGCCTGCCTGAGGTGCAAACAGAAAGCAAGCTGGATACGTCTCGACGCATACAATTCGAAGATGAGACCGGTAAATTCCGCTTAAGACCACTGGCTCGCTACGTCTTTCTGCGCAAAGGAATGGCCTACAGCCTAAATCGTGAAGAACTTTCTTATAACAGATTATTCGAAACAAATGGTTTCCGTTCTGTAAAGATCAACTATGAAAAGATCGACTCGACTTTACTGGATGTGCATTACGAGCTTACGCCGCGTCCTGCGATGAGTAACCAGATCGAGGGAGAGTTTGTGTTTAGCTCAGGTATGAGTGGTTTCAATGTGGCCAACACCTACTCACATCGTAACATCTTTGGAGGGGCGGAATTGTTGGAAATTCGAACGCGTTATGGGATCCTTTTCGATCCGAGATTGCCTGGTAGCATTACCGATAAAATCTTTAATAATGACTTTCAAATCGGTGCGAGCATCGTCTTTCCACGTATCTTGACACCCTTTCGGGTGCGTAGTGTAGGATCGTATGGCTTGCCACGTACTACCATTTCATCCAGTTTACAGCTATTCTTCCAAGATAACACATACTCCAATCGGTACCTGATCAATACCTTAAATTATTCCTGGCATCAGGCAGAAAACATCTTGCATAGTTATACCCCAATTGTGTTGGAATATCGGGAAGGACGATTAAATGAGACCTTCAGCCAGCGGCTCCGTGATCAAGGATTTCAGCTGTATGTGGAGACCAATGACCGACAGTACTTTGGTCTGGGTTCTCAATATGCAATTACCTACAATGGCAACAAGCTCAACCGGGTAGAGAACTTTTCTTTTTTGCGAGGTATGGTCGATGTAAGCGGCAATACGTTGGGATTATTGAGTAACCTATTCAATTTTAATACCGATGAGCAAGGTCAGCGACTGGTGTTCAATGTTCCTTATTTGCAATATATCAAAGGTGAGGTAGATTATCGATTGTACCGGCATTTAGGAGGCAATCGGCAATTTGTGTTTCGCTTAAATGGTGGCGTTGCGGTGCCGTATGGCAATAATTCTACCTTGTTAATTTTTGAGAAGAGCTTTTTTGCCGGAGGGATGAATGGTATTCGTGCCTGGCAGGCACGTACTTTGGGTCCGGGTAACTATAGTCGGGAAGGACTGACCGAAGATCTGCGGGTCAACCTGCGTAACTTGGATCAATTGGGAGAGGTGAAGCTGGAAACGAATGCAGAATTCCGTTTTCGGATCTTAAATAAGTTTTTGGGGGCACGGCTTAATGGTGCTACCTTTCTGGATGCCGGTAACGTATGGCGCCTGCGCGAGCTTACTCCCAACCTCAATCCGGGTGGAGAAATTCGGTTCGATAGATTTTTCCAGCAAATTGCGCTGGGTACCGGGTTTGGATTGCGGTTCGATATGAATTATTTTACCATCCGGCTGGATGCCGGAATGAAAGTAAAGGATCCACAATTTTCCGGATCCGACCAGTGGGTAATTCAACATTTGTTTAACTCCCGGGAATTCAGGGCTGCTTATTTTGAACGGCATCGACCGGATCGCTACAGCTTTATTCAATATAATTTTGGGGTAGGAATGCCGTTTTAA
- a CDS encoding AI-2E family transporter: MENQKKSTTYSMSLASSLLAMILIIAILYYTSSVVLPLLFSILISIMLYPLARLFERLRLGKAFSAILSVIVAIVIMSGLGWFIVYESIVIGRDASAITGKVMSVLENSEAWLQNTFGIERNQVMAQLREQGDKAMDNVGGMLSSTFGSIGSMLAATVLVPLFTFFLLYYRVFFREFFFKAFHSVPKQKVHDTLDRIYDVVQSYLLGLITVMGIVAVLNTIGLMILGIDYAWFFGTLASLLMLLPYIGIAIGSILPALFALATKDSAWYAIGVVAWFQVVQFLEGNIITPNIVGSKVSINPLMAIIAILLGGMIFGLAGLILALPMVATIKVIFDAIPSMEAYGFLIGEPEKMHLQRNSTQQLLMKWGIVREPKVKKKKVIIETEVAEVEVDKRKEITEQSQVNTVAVERKVGNPKQDFPKSDDLDSDPNSQK; encoded by the coding sequence ATGGAAAATCAAAAAAAATCGACTACCTATTCGATGTCCTTAGCAAGTAGTCTGCTGGCTATGATTCTTATCATCGCAATTTTATACTACACCAGTAGTGTGGTATTGCCCTTGTTATTTTCAATTTTGATATCAATCATGCTATATCCGCTTGCACGGCTCTTCGAAAGATTGCGTTTGGGTAAAGCTTTTTCCGCGATTTTGTCGGTGATTGTCGCCATTGTTATCATGTCTGGCTTGGGTTGGTTTATTGTGTATGAAAGCATTGTCATTGGCAGAGATGCTTCCGCAATCACTGGCAAAGTCATGTCTGTGTTGGAGAACTCCGAAGCTTGGTTGCAAAACACGTTTGGCATAGAACGTAATCAAGTAATGGCGCAGTTGCGCGAGCAAGGCGACAAGGCCATGGATAATGTAGGCGGTATGCTGTCATCTACTTTTGGTTCGATCGGCAGTATGTTAGCGGCTACCGTTTTGGTCCCGTTATTTACGTTCTTCCTATTGTACTATCGCGTATTTTTCCGCGAATTTTTCTTCAAAGCATTTCATTCCGTACCTAAGCAAAAAGTACATGACACGCTCGATCGTATTTACGATGTCGTTCAGAGTTACCTCTTAGGTTTGATTACCGTGATGGGAATTGTCGCCGTATTGAATACCATCGGTTTGATGATTTTAGGTATTGACTACGCTTGGTTTTTTGGCACCTTGGCATCCTTACTCATGTTATTACCATACATCGGTATTGCGATCGGATCGATTCTTCCGGCATTGTTTGCTTTAGCTACTAAAGATAGTGCATGGTACGCGATCGGTGTGGTTGCTTGGTTTCAAGTGGTGCAATTCCTCGAAGGAAATATCATTACACCAAACATTGTAGGCAGCAAAGTGAGCATCAATCCGTTGATGGCGATTATTGCGATCTTATTGGGCGGTATGATTTTTGGTTTAGCCGGTCTTATTCTGGCCTTACCGATGGTGGCTACGATCAAAGTAATCTTCGATGCGATTCCTTCTATGGAAGCCTATGGTTTTCTGATTGGCGAACCAGAAAAAATGCATTTACAACGTAATTCTACCCAACAGTTGCTGATGAAATGGGGCATTGTACGTGAGCCAAAAGTCAAGAAAAAGAAAGTAATTATCGAAACAGAAGTCGCTGAAGTGGAGGTGGACAAACGCAAAGAAATTACCGAGCAATCTCAGGTGAATACGGTAGCCGTCGAGCGTAAAGTCGGAAATCCAAAGCAGGATTTTCCAAAAAGTGATGATCTGGACTCCGATCCAAATTCACAAAAATAA
- a CDS encoding RagB/SusD family nutrient uptake outer membrane protein, which translates to MNLFATKYKIYALTFFVLTLASCKDQLDTMPTDAVTDTEIYKNTSNIQTVINGTWRYLNDTYFTFANPGYSAFMRTSDAMANDVAVTTKYGYRDPYAFTELFDRSTNRVNAFWTLLYKVIDNTNNVIAKTEQAEGSREDKDRLIGQAKTLRAFAYLNLASFYQFSYLKDKTALTVPIYTEPSTTATQGKPKASLEEIYALITADLRDAVTKLAGYNRPGAQKYRVNQHVANGLLARAYLNTGQWELAATAAAAAAEGYPLMNAEAYYAGFNDAQNPEWIWGHLQTTDQSTASYTFHYLDVSSSGSFYFSFMADPFFKEHFAPQDVRTALFEWDGLPGREGFLRYKKFKFKQNLIGDIVYMRSSEMWLIQAEAYARAANNSAAIDALNTLRAARNAVPYTAQEGDLVEAILLERRKELWGEGFGLSDIIRNQKSVVRKSFLDVAGSPVKVTVTTPSGEQKVVNGQGHRVVKFPDGNAFAPNSRYYIFAVPLVEEQQNPALRAGAN; encoded by the coding sequence ATGAATTTATTCGCAACAAAATATAAAATATACGCTCTTACCTTCTTTGTATTGACACTGGCCTCCTGTAAAGATCAGTTGGATACGATGCCCACGGATGCAGTGACGGATACGGAGATTTACAAAAATACCAGTAACATTCAAACCGTTATCAATGGAACTTGGCGGTATCTGAACGATACGTATTTTACCTTTGCTAACCCTGGTTATTCTGCCTTTATGCGTACCAGTGATGCCATGGCAAACGACGTGGCCGTTACCACCAAATATGGCTATCGGGATCCATATGCCTTCACTGAATTGTTTGACAGATCTACGAACCGGGTGAATGCGTTCTGGACGTTGCTTTACAAGGTGATCGACAATACCAATAACGTGATTGCGAAGACCGAGCAGGCGGAGGGATCGCGTGAGGATAAAGATCGCTTGATTGGTCAGGCTAAGACATTACGCGCTTTTGCCTACCTCAATCTGGCCTCTTTTTATCAATTTAGTTACTTGAAAGACAAGACGGCATTGACGGTGCCGATATATACTGAGCCAAGTACGACGGCCACGCAAGGTAAACCGAAAGCTAGTTTGGAGGAGATTTATGCATTGATTACTGCAGACCTTAGGGATGCCGTCACTAAGCTTGCTGGATATAATCGGCCTGGCGCTCAGAAATACCGTGTAAATCAACATGTGGCTAATGGCTTGCTCGCACGCGCTTACTTGAACACGGGGCAATGGGAGTTGGCGGCTACCGCAGCGGCTGCTGCTGCGGAGGGTTATCCTTTGATGAATGCCGAAGCCTATTACGCGGGGTTCAATGACGCGCAAAATCCAGAATGGATCTGGGGACATTTACAAACAACGGATCAAAGTACCGCCAGTTACACGTTTCATTACCTGGATGTTTCTTCGTCGGGATCCTTTTATTTTAGTTTCATGGCAGATCCATTTTTTAAAGAACATTTTGCTCCGCAAGATGTGCGTACGGCACTTTTTGAGTGGGATGGCTTACCTGGTCGTGAAGGTTTCTTGCGGTACAAGAAGTTTAAATTTAAACAGAACCTCATTGGAGATATTGTATATATGCGTTCGTCAGAGATGTGGCTCATACAGGCGGAAGCATATGCTAGAGCAGCCAACAATAGCGCCGCGATCGATGCACTAAATACCTTGCGTGCGGCAAGAAATGCGGTTCCTTACACCGCGCAAGAGGGAGATTTGGTTGAAGCGATTTTGTTGGAAAGACGCAAAGAGCTTTGGGGTGAAGGCTTCGGTTTATCGGATATTATTCGAAATCAGAAATCGGTCGTTCGTAAGTCATTTCTAGATGTAGCAGGAAGTCCAGTCAAGGTAACGGTAACCACACCTTCGGGTGAGCAGAAGGTCGTGAATGGCCAAGGGCACCGTGTCGTGAAATTCCCGGATGGAAATGCCTTCGCACCCAACAGTCGCTACTATATTTTTGCGGTACCGTTGGTAGAAGAACAGCAGAACCCTGCCTTAAGAGCGGGAGCGAACTAA
- a CDS encoding RNA methyltransferase: protein MLSKSLIRLITSLQHKKFRRQHGLFCVEGVKSILEFVDSTYEVNMIFATSSAAAKLNKIPQNIKLVSVNEEELKKVSFLTNPQGALALVKIPSSERISTEQLSGKHSLILDDVQDPGNMGTIVRTAEWFGFTQVIASLDTVDVYNPKVVQATMGSLARMQIIYMDIEALIKETTIPSYGALLAGNSIYETDFKQEGMIILGNEGNGIRPTILPHITQAVTIPSFGRAESLNVAVAATVFCSEIARRKQTF, encoded by the coding sequence ATGTTATCAAAATCGCTCATTCGTTTAATTACTTCGCTGCAACATAAAAAGTTTCGTAGACAACATGGTCTATTTTGTGTGGAAGGGGTAAAATCAATTTTAGAATTTGTCGACTCTACCTACGAGGTAAATATGATATTTGCCACCTCATCTGCCGCTGCAAAATTGAACAAAATCCCTCAAAATATAAAGCTTGTATCTGTTAATGAAGAGGAATTAAAAAAAGTTAGCTTCTTAACTAATCCTCAGGGTGCGCTGGCCTTGGTAAAGATTCCATCGAGCGAAAGGATCTCCACCGAACAATTATCGGGCAAGCACAGCCTGATCTTGGATGATGTACAAGATCCAGGCAATATGGGAACCATTGTACGCACGGCCGAATGGTTTGGATTCACCCAGGTTATTGCGTCGTTAGATACGGTGGATGTATACAACCCAAAAGTCGTGCAGGCAACCATGGGATCATTGGCTCGTATGCAGATCATATATATGGATATTGAAGCACTAATCAAAGAAACCACGATCCCCTCTTATGGCGCATTACTAGCCGGTAATTCTATTTATGAAACCGATTTTAAACAGGAGGGAATGATTATTCTGGGCAATGAAGGCAATGGCATTCGCCCAACCATTTTACCACATATTACGCAGGCAGTCACCATCCCCTCTTTCGGGCGTGCTGAATCACTAAATGTTGCTGTTGCTGCTACGGTATTTTGTTCCGAAATTGCACGCAGAAAGCAAACATTCTAA